Proteins from one Drosophila gunungcola strain Sukarami chromosome 3R, Dgunungcola_SK_2, whole genome shotgun sequence genomic window:
- the LOC128266276 gene encoding uncharacterized protein LOC128266276 isoform X2, with protein sequence MDLDKAILKDMADGMLNDIVSSRAYEWIFRRYSVQIVLDVGCRSGLLSLMSVEAGAVKVIAVGNAESADCVKKAIFNTEKEDIFEFVEGDIDEILLPCGLKKVDVIVSEWMGHSIFVDSLFKEVIYAREKWLVKGGQIIPNVAQLFVCGIAEHRRETIEVNILPQTDYPGRSYMVKEPVCLIEDYVAREQLVTDKFLLKTIDLRTANICDENFRMPFKMRGLKDCPLEAVALYADIGFSRPMGKVRRLFSTGPRKPRTYLKQTIIFVDDPVEVAKCELVEGVLGMYYSPAEHREVEYSLSFAGFDVEHSTSESEELEDVSESDFEPKEDVDLSEIKEGSR encoded by the exons ATGGATCTAGATAAGGCTATACTTAAAGACATGGCGGATGGAATGCTAAATGACATCGTATCATCCAGAGCATACGAATGGATATTTAGGCG CTATTCTGTGCAGATAGTTTTGGACGTGGGTTGTCGCAGTGGACTGCTTAGTTTGATGAGCGTGGAGGCGGGTGCAGTCAAGGTCATCGCTGTGGGCAACGCGGAAAGTGCTGACTGCGTTAAGAAAGCCATCTTCAATACCGAAAAGGAGGATATTTTTGAGTTCGTCGAGGGTGACATTGATGAAATCCTGCTGCCATGTGGGCTCAAGAAAGTGGATGTTATAGTGTCTGAGTGGATGGG TCACTCGATTTTTGTGGACTCCCTTTTCAAGGAGGTAATCTACGCCAGAGAAAAATGGCTTGTTAAGGGCGGTCAAATTATTCCCAATGTGGCTCAGCTTTTTGTCTGCGGAATTGCGGAGCATCGGCGTGAGACAATCGAAGTGAATATCCTTCCGCAAACGGATTATCCCGGTCGGAGCTATATGGTCAAGGAGCCCGTTTGCCTGATCGAGGACTATGTGGCCAGGGAGCAGCTTGTGACCGATAAGTTTCTGCTTAAAACCATCGATCTCCGCACTGCCAATATATGTGATGAGAATTTTAGGATGCCCTTCAAGATGAGGGGTCTGAAGGACTGCCCACTGGAAGCTGTGGCTCTCTATGCGGACATTGGATTCTCCCGACCCATGGGCAAAGTCAGGCGTTTGTTCTCCACAGGTCCCAGGAAACCTCGCACCTATCTGAAGCAGACCATTATCTTTGTGGACGATCCCGTTGAGGTGGCCAAATGTGAACTGGTCGAGGGTGTCCTTGGGATGTACTACAGTCCCGCCGAGCATCGCGAAGTGGAGTATTCCCTCTCGTTCGCCGGGTTTGATGTAGAACATTCAACTTCGGAATCGGAAGAACTTGAAGATGTTTCGGAATCAGATTTTGAGCCAAAGGAGGACGTGGATTTAAGCGAAATAAAGGAGGGCTCACGTTGA
- the LOC128266273 gene encoding protein arginine N-methyltransferase 1, with the protein MMMSWDDLILMNQRTQSIEGQDGDYFESYARLDTHMTKLRDSVCTQAFYDAIFQNSDLFRDKIVLDVGCGTGLLSLFAAQAGARRVIAVECSDMADIAKEIVQDNEMDEQVHVVKGLVEQVELPDGIPQVDIIVSEWMGNAIYMEAMLNSVLFARDKWLSRRGLILPSIGNLWLVGAQDSHRLANLNFWQSVEGFDMSCVRKPISRQPLVDCVALQQLLTDECFIHSTHLGLARNEPVVFRSNFQLTVQRAGIINVLVLYFDVGFPVGKSEKPVVLSTSPRSPWTHWEQTLLHLDEPLFVKANDRVRGVLAMMPSGLDGRCMNFDLSISFRGDRTRVESFKSFSSAGSKCDVRRPNQSGK; encoded by the exons ATGATGATGTCCTGGGATGATTTGATTCTAATGAATCAACGGACGCAGAGCATTGAGGGCCAGGATGGCGATTATTTCGAGTCGTACGCCCGTTTGGATACGCACATGACCAAGCTAAGGGATTCGGTTTGCACGCAGGCCTTTTACGATGCCATCTTTCAGAATAGTGACCTCTTTAGGGACAAGATCGTCCTGGACGTGGGCTGTGGCACTGGTTTACTTTCTCTTTTTGCTGCCCAAGCGGGAGCCCGTAGAGTTATAGCCGTGGAGTGCTCGGATATGGCGGATATAGCCAAGGAAATTGTGCAGGATAATGAAATGGATGAGCAGGTGCATGTGGTCAAGGGATTGGTGGAGCAGGTTGAACTGCCAGATGGAATTCCGCAGGTGGACATCATAGTATCCGAGTGGATGGG CAACGCTATCTATATGGAGGCCATGCTGAATTCCGTGCTATTTGCCCGGGACAAATGGCTATCCCGCCGCGGTCTAATCCTGCCCAGCATTGGAAACCTCTGGTTGGTGGGAGCTCAAGATTCGCATAGGCTGGCCAATCTGAACTTTTGGCAGAGTGTCGAGGGCTTCGATATGAGCTGTGTCCGCAAGCCAATTTCCCGGCAGCCCCTGGTGGATTGTGTGGCCCTCCAGCAGTTGCTCACCGACGAGTGCTTCATTCACTCCACGCACCTGGGATTGGCTCGCAATGAGCCCGTGGTCTTCCGCTCCAACTTCCAACTGACTGTGCAGCGAGCTGGGATCATCAATGTGTTGGTCCTGTACTTCGATGTGGGTTTTCCTGTGGGCAAATCGGAAAAACCCGTGGTTCTATCCACCTCGCCGCGGTCACCGTGGACGCACTGGGAGCAGACACTGCTCCACCTAGACGAACCGCTTTTCGTGAAGGCCAACGATCGGGTGCGCGGAGTGCTGGCCATGATGCCCAGTGGGCTGGACGGGCGCTGCATGAACTTTGACCTCAGCATCAGCTTCCGGGGCGATCGGACGCGGGTGGAGAGCTTCAAGAGCTTCAGCTCGGCGGGATCGAAGTGCGATGTGAGGCGCCCCAATCAATCGGGAAAATAA
- the LOC128266276 gene encoding uncharacterized protein LOC128266276 isoform X1, which produces MDLDKAILKDMADGMLNDIVSSRAYEWIFRRYEKLFKDKIVLDVGCRSGLLSLMSVEAGAVKVIAVGNAESADCVKKAIFNTEKEDIFEFVEGDIDEILLPCGLKKVDVIVSEWMGHSIFVDSLFKEVIYAREKWLVKGGQIIPNVAQLFVCGIAEHRRETIEVNILPQTDYPGRSYMVKEPVCLIEDYVAREQLVTDKFLLKTIDLRTANICDENFRMPFKMRGLKDCPLEAVALYADIGFSRPMGKVRRLFSTGPRKPRTYLKQTIIFVDDPVEVAKCELVEGVLGMYYSPAEHREVEYSLSFAGFDVEHSTSESEELEDVSESDFEPKEDVDLSEIKEGSR; this is translated from the exons ATGGATCTAGATAAGGCTATACTTAAAGACATGGCGGATGGAATGCTAAATGACATCGTATCATCCAGAGCATACGAATGGATATTTAGGCGGTATGAAAAGCTCTTCAAGGATAAg ATAGTTTTGGACGTGGGTTGTCGCAGTGGACTGCTTAGTTTGATGAGCGTGGAGGCGGGTGCAGTCAAGGTCATCGCTGTGGGCAACGCGGAAAGTGCTGACTGCGTTAAGAAAGCCATCTTCAATACCGAAAAGGAGGATATTTTTGAGTTCGTCGAGGGTGACATTGATGAAATCCTGCTGCCATGTGGGCTCAAGAAAGTGGATGTTATAGTGTCTGAGTGGATGGG TCACTCGATTTTTGTGGACTCCCTTTTCAAGGAGGTAATCTACGCCAGAGAAAAATGGCTTGTTAAGGGCGGTCAAATTATTCCCAATGTGGCTCAGCTTTTTGTCTGCGGAATTGCGGAGCATCGGCGTGAGACAATCGAAGTGAATATCCTTCCGCAAACGGATTATCCCGGTCGGAGCTATATGGTCAAGGAGCCCGTTTGCCTGATCGAGGACTATGTGGCCAGGGAGCAGCTTGTGACCGATAAGTTTCTGCTTAAAACCATCGATCTCCGCACTGCCAATATATGTGATGAGAATTTTAGGATGCCCTTCAAGATGAGGGGTCTGAAGGACTGCCCACTGGAAGCTGTGGCTCTCTATGCGGACATTGGATTCTCCCGACCCATGGGCAAAGTCAGGCGTTTGTTCTCCACAGGTCCCAGGAAACCTCGCACCTATCTGAAGCAGACCATTATCTTTGTGGACGATCCCGTTGAGGTGGCCAAATGTGAACTGGTCGAGGGTGTCCTTGGGATGTACTACAGTCCCGCCGAGCATCGCGAAGTGGAGTATTCCCTCTCGTTCGCCGGGTTTGATGTAGAACATTCAACTTCGGAATCGGAAGAACTTGAAGATGTTTCGGAATCAGATTTTGAGCCAAAGGAGGACGTGGATTTAAGCGAAATAAAGGAGGGCTCACGTTGA